One region of Exiguobacterium acetylicum genomic DNA includes:
- a CDS encoding EAL and HDOD domain-containing protein: MDILLARQPIVDRIGAVDAFELLYRSVKQMNVFDGDLATMDVLTNTLVHMGVEHVAEGKKLFVNFTADLLKSDLIHYLDPKRFVIEILETVDIDTEMLSVLHSWKEAGFTLALDDFVTDLLRQHGTELFALIDLIKIDIEAISPREQSAILHIVRRNYPHIKMLAERVETHEDHTRCLEMGYDWFQGYFYAKPMLMKGKAVPPQLPVLLKMLKWLDTDEKYDEVIDEIEANPYISIQVLQLINSPGMGLRNTVSSVRQAISLLGFSQLKSWISLIVLREMKLASPYEWSNELLRSSLHCAKLCELFAKETRTLKSESAYMIGLLSHIDALLSVDIDDIIGQLPIEDSLKVVLQGKDHPFRDCLVLAISADRGDFDQFELLSQRLGVSLPRAYALLAESQEWLKQKETHLQERTDSIL, encoded by the coding sequence ATGGATATCTTACTAGCACGTCAACCCATCGTTGACCGAATCGGAGCAGTTGATGCATTTGAGTTGCTGTATCGTTCCGTCAAACAAATGAATGTATTCGACGGTGATCTAGCGACGATGGATGTATTAACGAATACACTCGTTCATATGGGTGTGGAGCACGTCGCTGAAGGTAAAAAACTTTTCGTCAACTTTACAGCGGATCTTTTGAAAAGTGATCTGATTCACTATTTAGATCCAAAACGGTTCGTTATCGAAATTTTAGAAACTGTTGATATCGATACAGAGATGTTATCTGTGTTACACAGTTGGAAAGAAGCAGGTTTTACACTAGCACTCGATGATTTTGTGACCGATTTACTTCGTCAACATGGAACAGAATTATTCGCGCTAATTGATTTAATTAAAATCGACATCGAGGCGATTTCCCCTCGCGAGCAAAGTGCAATCCTGCATATCGTCCGGCGTAATTATCCCCATATCAAGATGCTTGCCGAACGAGTCGAGACACATGAAGATCACACGCGTTGTCTTGAGATGGGATATGACTGGTTCCAAGGCTATTTTTACGCTAAGCCGATGTTGATGAAGGGAAAAGCGGTCCCTCCTCAATTGCCGGTATTGCTGAAGATGCTAAAATGGCTCGATACGGATGAGAAATACGATGAAGTCATTGATGAGATTGAAGCAAATCCGTATATCAGCATTCAAGTATTGCAACTGATCAATTCTCCAGGAATGGGATTACGAAATACAGTCAGCTCTGTTCGTCAAGCCATTTCACTACTTGGCTTCTCACAACTCAAAAGCTGGATTTCGTTAATCGTCTTGCGTGAGATGAAGCTTGCTAGTCCTTACGAATGGTCAAATGAGTTACTCCGGTCTTCTTTACATTGTGCTAAGCTTTGTGAGCTATTTGCAAAAGAAACACGCACGTTGAAGTCAGAGAGTGCCTACATGATCGGATTGCTGTCACATATTGATGCGTTATTGTCTGTGGATATCGACGACATCATCGGTCAATTACCAATCGAAGATTCTTTGAAGGTTGTCCTACAAGGAAAAGATCATCCATTCCGGGATTGTTTAGTGCTTGCGATCAGTGCAGATCGCGGTGATTTTGATCAGTTCGAACTGCTCAGTCAACGTTTAGGTGTCTCACTTCCACGAGCCTATGCGCTACTAGCAGAAAGTCAGGAATGGCTTAAACAAAAAGAAACACATCTTCAAGAAAGAACGGATTCTATCCTATAA
- a CDS encoding iron-containing alcohol dehydrogenase → MENFEYRNPTRLIFGDGQVSQLKPQLEALGAKKVMLVFGGGSIKRNGVYDDVTRELNAAGIEYVECDGVEPNPRIETAERGIKIAREAGVDALLALGGGSVIDCTKLIAAGIPYEGEAWDLVIGKATPETVIPFGTVLTLAATGSEMNSGSVITNWKTQEKYGWGSPLTFPTFSILDPKYTVSVPKDQTIYGIVDMMSHCLEQYFHPAHAPVQERMTEGVMKAVVEAAPKLVNDLENVELRGTILFAGTMALNGVLQMGARGDWASHNIEHAVSAVHDIPHAGGLAILFPNWMRHVLDESNAHRFVTLGENVFNVDTEGKSEMEAAHATIDAISAFWTSLGAPNRLADYDIKEDTVDAIVKSAMTRGDFGNFKSLGNEDVRQIVTAAL, encoded by the coding sequence ATGGAAAACTTTGAATATCGCAATCCAACAAGACTTATTTTTGGTGACGGTCAAGTCAGCCAACTGAAACCACAACTCGAAGCACTCGGTGCAAAGAAAGTCATGCTCGTCTTCGGTGGCGGCAGTATTAAACGGAACGGCGTCTATGATGATGTCACACGTGAACTCAACGCGGCAGGTATCGAGTACGTCGAATGCGACGGTGTCGAACCGAACCCGCGTATCGAGACAGCAGAGCGCGGTATCAAAATCGCACGTGAAGCAGGCGTTGACGCATTGCTTGCACTCGGTGGCGGTTCTGTCATCGACTGCACGAAATTGATCGCTGCTGGTATTCCTTATGAAGGCGAAGCGTGGGATCTCGTCATCGGCAAAGCAACACCAGAGACAGTCATCCCATTCGGAACAGTCTTGACGCTTGCAGCAACAGGTTCTGAGATGAACTCGGGATCCGTCATCACGAACTGGAAGACACAAGAGAAATACGGTTGGGGTAGCCCGCTTACGTTCCCAACATTCTCAATCCTTGATCCGAAGTACACAGTCAGTGTACCAAAAGATCAAACAATTTACGGTATCGTCGATATGATGAGCCACTGCCTCGAGCAATACTTCCACCCTGCGCATGCACCGGTCCAAGAACGGATGACAGAAGGTGTCATGAAAGCAGTCGTCGAAGCAGCACCAAAACTCGTCAACGATCTCGAGAACGTTGAACTTCGTGGCACGATTCTCTTCGCTGGTACGATGGCGCTCAACGGTGTCCTTCAAATGGGCGCGCGTGGCGACTGGGCATCACACAACATCGAACACGCTGTCTCAGCTGTTCACGATATCCCGCACGCAGGTGGACTCGCGATCCTCTTCCCGAACTGGATGCGCCACGTACTTGACGAATCAAACGCACATCGTTTCGTCACACTCGGTGAGAACGTCTTTAACGTTGATACGGAAGGTAAATCAGAGATGGAAGCGGCACACGCGACAATCGACGCAATCAGTGCTTTCTGGACATCACTTGGTGCACCGAATCGTCTCGCTGATTACGACATCAAAGAAGATACAGTTGACGCAATCGTCAAGTCAGCAATGACACGCGGCGACTTCGGAAACTTCAAATCACTTGGAAACGAAGACGTTCGTCAAATCGTGACAGCTGCCCTATAA
- the ytkD gene encoding RNA deprotection pyrophosphohydrolase, with the protein MITFLDYYQNQVELSFDDHPFSDRPLHVWVIAVYEGKWLLTHHKQRGYEFPGGKVEPGETAEEAARREVMEETGGEIDSLSYVGQYRVAGKGDTIIKNIYFAQIGSLSSHLAVDETDGAFLFEELPERLDTNRQYSFMMKDRVLPETLRVLSERRLV; encoded by the coding sequence GTGATTACATTCTTGGATTATTATCAAAATCAAGTGGAGTTAAGTTTTGATGACCATCCGTTCTCGGATCGTCCCTTGCACGTGTGGGTCATTGCCGTGTACGAAGGAAAATGGTTGCTGACCCATCATAAGCAGCGGGGGTATGAATTTCCTGGTGGAAAGGTTGAACCAGGGGAAACGGCAGAAGAAGCCGCGCGTCGTGAAGTGATGGAAGAGACGGGTGGGGAAATCGATTCTCTCTCATATGTCGGACAGTATCGTGTTGCTGGAAAAGGTGATACGATCATCAAAAACATCTATTTCGCGCAAATCGGATCATTGTCGTCTCATCTTGCCGTGGATGAAACGGACGGCGCTTTTCTATTCGAGGAACTCCCTGAACGTCTCGATACGAATCGACAATACAGTTTCATGATGAAGGACCGTGTCCTTCCGGAGACGCTCCGTGTACTTAGCGAACGCCGATTGGTTTGA
- the yugI gene encoding S1 domain-containing post-transcriptional regulator GSP13, whose translation MANFEKDQVVTGKVTGIQNFGAFVALDEQTQGLVHISEISHDYVKDINDYVKVGDEVTVKVLDIDEANKKMKLSIKATQEAPKREARAKGPRKNAGRRDAGPAFKQEEAPGFNVLKGKLEEWIEKSNFQK comes from the coding sequence ATGGCAAACTTTGAAAAAGACCAAGTCGTTACTGGTAAAGTAACTGGTATTCAAAACTTCGGTGCTTTCGTAGCACTTGACGAGCAAACACAAGGTCTCGTCCACATCTCAGAAATCTCACACGATTACGTAAAAGACATCAACGATTACGTAAAAGTTGGCGATGAAGTAACTGTTAAAGTTCTCGACATCGACGAAGCTAACAAAAAAATGAAGCTTTCGATCAAAGCAACTCAGGAAGCTCCAAAACGTGAAGCACGTGCGAAAGGTCCACGCAAAAACGCTGGACGTCGCGATGCAGGTCCTGCTTTCAAACAAGAAGAAGCACCTGGATTCAACGTTCTTAAAGGTAAATTGGAAGAATGGATTGAAAAATCAAACTTCCAAAAATAA
- the pckA gene encoding phosphoenolpyruvate carboxykinase (ATP), with protein sequence MPMTVLNIEELLKKEHVFKQLSVAELVEHAIRNEEGVLAENGALSVETGKFTGRSPKDKFIVRDSSCESHIDWGHVNQPMDGDKFEQLLQKVLRYMNEADQLYYTEAAAGADTHFTLPVRVLTQYAWHNLFAKQLFLREYPEVAAFEPFTVVYAPHFKADPAVDGTNSETFIAMSFEHRIVLIGGTEYAGEIKKSIFSVMNYLLPQENVLSMHCSANVGHEGDVALFFGLSGTGKTTLSADDSRQLIGDDEHGWSHDGVFNIEGGCYAKTVNLSREKEPQIFDAIRFGTVLENVVLDETRHPDYDDTSLTENTRAAYPITAIDNIAVPSRAGHPKTIVFLTADAYGVLPPISKLTKEQAMYHFLSGYTSKLAGTERGVTEPEATFSTCFGSPFLPLMPEKYATMLGELIDRHGVTVYLVNTGWTGGAYGTGSRMKLSYTRTMVNAAVNGTLATIPTEEHPIFGLHMPLEVPGVPSELLNPVRVWSNPDEYDTQARSLAEKFQHNFLRFESATDAIKSAGPRL encoded by the coding sequence ATGCCGATGACGGTCCTGAATATCGAAGAACTACTCAAGAAAGAGCATGTGTTCAAACAACTATCTGTTGCTGAACTTGTCGAACATGCGATTCGAAACGAAGAAGGTGTCCTTGCTGAGAACGGCGCATTATCTGTAGAAACGGGGAAATTTACAGGTCGTTCACCAAAAGATAAGTTCATCGTCCGTGATTCTTCCTGCGAGTCTCACATTGATTGGGGTCATGTCAACCAACCAATGGATGGAGACAAATTTGAACAATTGTTGCAAAAGGTTCTTCGTTACATGAACGAAGCCGATCAGCTCTACTACACAGAAGCTGCTGCTGGAGCAGATACGCACTTCACCCTTCCGGTCCGTGTGCTCACACAATACGCTTGGCATAACCTGTTTGCCAAACAACTTTTTTTACGCGAGTATCCTGAAGTGGCTGCCTTCGAACCGTTCACGGTTGTCTACGCGCCACATTTCAAAGCAGATCCTGCCGTTGACGGAACGAACTCCGAGACGTTCATCGCGATGTCGTTCGAACACCGGATCGTCTTGATCGGTGGAACGGAATACGCTGGAGAAATCAAGAAGTCGATCTTTTCCGTCATGAACTACCTCTTGCCACAAGAAAACGTCCTTTCGATGCACTGCTCGGCAAACGTCGGACACGAAGGCGACGTCGCCTTGTTCTTCGGTCTATCTGGTACTGGTAAGACCACCCTGTCAGCAGACGATAGTCGTCAATTGATCGGTGACGATGAACATGGTTGGTCGCACGATGGTGTCTTTAACATCGAAGGTGGATGTTATGCGAAGACGGTCAATCTATCGCGTGAAAAAGAACCGCAAATCTTTGACGCGATCCGTTTCGGAACCGTCCTTGAAAACGTCGTGCTCGATGAAACGCGTCACCCTGATTACGATGACACATCGTTGACGGAAAACACACGTGCCGCTTATCCGATCACAGCAATCGATAACATCGCTGTTCCGTCACGCGCTGGTCATCCGAAGACGATCGTCTTCTTGACGGCTGATGCGTACGGTGTTTTGCCTCCGATCAGTAAATTGACGAAAGAACAAGCGATGTATCACTTCCTATCAGGATATACATCAAAACTCGCGGGAACAGAACGCGGTGTCACGGAACCGGAAGCAACGTTCTCGACATGCTTTGGTTCACCATTCCTTCCACTAATGCCAGAAAAATATGCGACGATGCTCGGCGAATTGATTGATCGTCACGGTGTCACTGTTTATCTCGTCAACACAGGTTGGACAGGTGGTGCTTACGGAACAGGTAGCCGCATGAAGCTATCCTATACACGGACGATGGTCAACGCTGCCGTCAACGGTACACTTGCAACGATTCCAACAGAAGAGCATCCGATTTTCGGACTTCACATGCCACTTGAAGTTCCAGGTGTTCCAAGCGAGTTACTCAATCCAGTACGTGTGTGGTCGAATCCAGACGAATACGATACACAAGCGCGTTCGCTTGCTGAGAAATTCCAACACAATTTCCTTCGCTTCGAAAGTGCGACGGATGCAATCAAGTCAGCTGGTCCACGCCTATAA
- a CDS encoding alpha/beta hydrolase family protein — MYLANADWFELPRQGPFRTFRMFYTTADGERVGAYIVLPQVANGQGILYLRGGTRSIGMVRPTRLLAFAQAGFFVMAPFYRGNLGGTGKEDFGHHDIEDACSAFDWLQQRVSRVHAFGFSRGGQMALLLAHHRPVARTVSWAGVTELTWTYEEQKTMQKMLRRYTGGTPDTVPDAYAVRSPLHVAPQGEVLLIHGAYDENVRLRHATAYAARHSEKTMLQTYAYAHQFPIHEKLRVTRNVLNWLETGIYNR, encoded by the coding sequence GTGTACTTAGCGAACGCCGATTGGTTTGAACTACCGCGGCAAGGTCCGTTTCGGACGTTTCGGATGTTTTATACCACAGCGGACGGAGAACGGGTCGGTGCCTATATCGTACTCCCGCAAGTCGCGAACGGTCAGGGAATTCTCTACTTGCGTGGTGGAACGCGTTCGATCGGAATGGTCCGACCGACACGACTGCTCGCGTTCGCACAGGCAGGATTTTTTGTCATGGCACCTTTCTATCGAGGGAATCTAGGCGGTACGGGAAAGGAAGACTTCGGTCATCACGATATCGAAGACGCCTGCAGTGCCTTTGACTGGTTGCAGCAACGTGTCTCGCGTGTTCACGCATTTGGATTTTCACGTGGTGGACAGATGGCACTGCTCCTTGCGCATCACCGTCCAGTCGCTCGAACGGTGTCCTGGGCAGGGGTGACGGAGTTGACGTGGACGTATGAGGAGCAGAAAACGATGCAAAAGATGCTTCGTCGCTATACGGGAGGTACACCCGACACGGTGCCTGATGCATACGCTGTTCGCTCGCCACTTCATGTCGCACCTCAAGGTGAAGTATTATTGATTCACGGTGCGTATGATGAAAACGTTCGTTTACGACACGCGACGGCTTATGCCGCGCGTCATTCCGAAAAAACGATGCTTCAGACTTACGCCTACGCGCATCAATTTCCGATTCACGAAAAGTTGCGTGTGACGCGGAATGTGTTGAATTGGTTGGAGACTGGTATCTATAATCGATGA
- a CDS encoding glucose-6-phosphate isomerase — protein sequence MSTVRFDYSKALQFVGQHEVDHMAETVKTLHHAIHAGTGAGSDFLGWVDLPTNYDQAEFARIQASAEKIKSDSDVLLVVGIGGSYLGARAAIEMLGHSFHNLLSKEDRKAPQIIYAGHNISSTYLHDLFEVLEGKDVSVNIISKSGTTTEPAISFRLLKSFMEEKYGKAEAKHRIYATTDKARGALKTLADSEGYETFVIPDDVGGRFSVLTPVGLLPIAAAGISIEELMQGARDAQERYASENLADNEAYQYAVVRNALYAKGKTIELLVNYEPALHYVSEWWKQLYGESEGKDFKGIFPAAVDFSTDLHSMGQYVQEGRRDLFETVIKVGQARHALTVEEDAQDLDGLNFLAGKSIQFVNDKAAEGTLLAHTDGQVPNLTVELPEMTPYHLGFLFYFFEKACAMSGYLLGVNPFDQPGVEAYKKNMFALLGKPGFEAEKAELEARLK from the coding sequence ATGTCAACAGTACGTTTTGATTATTCGAAAGCCCTACAATTCGTAGGTCAACATGAAGTAGATCATATGGCGGAAACGGTAAAGACGCTTCACCATGCGATTCATGCAGGAACAGGCGCAGGAAGTGATTTCTTAGGATGGGTGGATCTTCCGACGAATTACGATCAAGCGGAATTTGCACGTATTCAAGCGTCTGCAGAAAAAATCAAGTCGGATTCTGATGTGTTGTTAGTCGTCGGAATCGGCGGTTCGTATCTCGGAGCGCGCGCTGCGATCGAGATGCTCGGACACTCATTCCATAACTTGTTATCAAAAGAAGATCGCAAAGCACCACAAATCATCTATGCAGGTCATAATATCTCATCGACGTATCTGCACGATTTATTCGAAGTCCTCGAAGGAAAAGATGTATCGGTCAACATCATCTCGAAATCGGGTACGACGACAGAACCAGCAATTTCGTTCCGTCTCTTGAAATCGTTCATGGAAGAGAAATACGGTAAAGCAGAAGCAAAACACCGGATTTATGCAACGACGGATAAAGCGCGTGGTGCATTAAAAACACTCGCAGACTCTGAAGGATACGAAACATTCGTCATTCCGGATGATGTCGGCGGCCGTTTCTCTGTGTTGACACCGGTTGGTCTATTACCAATCGCAGCAGCTGGTATTTCAATCGAAGAGTTGATGCAAGGTGCCCGTGACGCGCAAGAGCGCTATGCGAGCGAAAACCTAGCTGACAACGAAGCGTATCAGTACGCGGTCGTTCGAAATGCGCTTTATGCGAAAGGGAAGACGATCGAGCTTCTCGTCAACTACGAACCAGCACTTCATTATGTATCAGAGTGGTGGAAACAATTATACGGCGAGTCAGAAGGAAAAGACTTCAAAGGGATCTTCCCAGCAGCGGTCGACTTCTCGACGGATCTTCACTCGATGGGACAATACGTCCAAGAAGGTCGTCGTGACCTGTTCGAGACAGTCATCAAAGTCGGTCAAGCGCGTCATGCGTTGACTGTTGAAGAAGACGCTCAGGATCTCGATGGATTGAACTTCCTTGCAGGGAAGTCGATTCAATTCGTCAACGATAAAGCAGCAGAAGGGACGTTGCTTGCGCACACGGACGGACAAGTACCGAACTTGACAGTCGAACTTCCGGAGATGACACCGTATCACCTCGGATTCCTGTTCTACTTCTTCGAGAAAGCTTGTGCGATGAGTGGTTACCTCCTCGGAGTGAACCCATTTGATCAGCCAGGCGTCGAAGCGTACAAGAAAAACATGTTTGCTCTTCTTGGGAAACCAGGATTCGAAGCAGAAAAAGCAGAACTCGAAGCACGTTTGAAGTAA